The following proteins are encoded in a genomic region of Nitratireductor sp. GISD-1A_MAKvit:
- a CDS encoding AzlC family ABC transporter permease yields MNENAEIESDAQGSVATWYLRGVRRCVSIPGLVLISAFIGFSGLAREAGLTLSQAVFMTGVVWALPAQVVLIGAVLAGNSLIAVAFAVALSSVRLAPMVVALTPELRTPKTRKWVLYALSHFVAITSWVLAMESFRKVPRAMRTAYYTGIGTTLVLVNMGVVAMVFLVAGKLPVQVTAALFFLTPIYFLTSLWGSARERAGHVAMVLGLACGPLFHIFLPGFDLLAAGLFAGGASYLWHRARVKRETVG; encoded by the coding sequence ATGAATGAAAATGCAGAAATCGAGTCGGATGCACAGGGCAGTGTCGCCACCTGGTATTTGCGGGGTGTACGCCGCTGCGTCTCGATTCCGGGCCTTGTTCTCATCAGCGCCTTCATCGGTTTTTCAGGCCTTGCGCGCGAGGCGGGGCTGACGCTTTCACAGGCTGTCTTCATGACCGGTGTGGTCTGGGCCCTGCCGGCGCAGGTTGTGTTGATCGGCGCGGTTCTGGCGGGCAACAGCCTGATCGCGGTTGCCTTTGCGGTCGCTCTCTCCTCGGTGCGCCTCGCGCCGATGGTCGTGGCGCTCACGCCGGAACTGCGCACGCCAAAAACCCGCAAATGGGTTCTGTACGCACTGTCCCATTTCGTGGCCATTACGTCCTGGGTTCTGGCGATGGAGAGCTTCCGCAAGGTCCCGCGCGCCATGCGAACGGCCTATTACACGGGTATCGGCACCACGCTTGTGCTGGTGAACATGGGGGTGGTTGCGATGGTGTTTCTTGTGGCCGGCAAACTTCCGGTACAGGTCACCGCAGCCCTGTTTTTTCTCACGCCCATCTATTTCCTGACCTCGCTCTGGGGCTCGGCGCGCGAAAGGGCAGGGCATGTCGCGATGGTGCTTGGACTGGCCTGCGGGCCGCTCTTTCACATCTTCCTTCCCGGATTTGATCTGCTCGCCGCCGGTCTGTTTGCCGGGGGAGCGTCCTATCTG
- the clpS gene encoding ATP-dependent Clp protease adapter ClpS, protein MQDGEEGGDDTGRGTAVITRTKTKTKKPSLYRVLLLNDDYTPMEFVIHVLERFFRKDREAATRIMLHVHNHGVGECGVFTFEVAETKVTQVMDFSRQHQHPLQCVMEKK, encoded by the coding sequence ATGCAGGATGGCGAAGAGGGCGGGGATGACACCGGGCGCGGCACGGCTGTCATCACGCGCACCAAAACAAAGACAAAGAAGCCGAGTTTGTATCGTGTTCTGTTGCTGAATGACGATTACACGCCCATGGAGTTCGTCATTCATGTGCTTGAGCGCTTCTTTAGAAAGGATCGCGAAGCCGCGACCAGAATCATGCTGCATGTCCACAATCATGGGGTTGGAGAATGCGGCGTGTTCACGTTCGAAGTGGCGGAGACCAAGGTAACGCAGGTGATGGACTTCTCCCGACAGCACCAGCATCCGCTGCAATGCGTGATGGAAAAGAAATGA